The Topomyia yanbarensis strain Yona2022 chromosome 3, ASM3024719v1, whole genome shotgun sequence nucleotide sequence TTTGTTCACAGCGAAGCAAGTTCGTGCCGGGAAGTTGCTGGAAAACACTGtaacaaaacaataatttaacaaaatatataaaCTAGGTTCCAAATACTTACCCTTTTTGTATTCATCATTGACGGCGACATAGTCGTTCATATCGGCGAGCAGAACGGTTGTTTTAACGACATTAGCTATACTGGAACCAGACACCTCCAGCAGTGTTGCCAAGTGCTCCAATGCTTTGGCAGTTTGAGATGCCGCCCCACCTTCAACCAGTTGCAAGGATTCCAACTCCAATCCGAGAACTCCGGAACAGTAAACCGTATGTTCGGCAACAACGGCTTGACTGAAATAATACAGAATTTAACAAATAGACACTATCAAGTTCAAACGCTTAACGTAGCATTCACCTACTTGTAAGGAGCCAGAGCTTTGGGGCATTT carries:
- the LOC131689342 gene encoding rutC family protein UK114-like → MLEPSIPVPVDYSISSHPFARILNHTASMANIRKIISTKKCPKALAPYNQAVVAEHTVYCSGVLGLELESLQLVEGGAASQTAKALEHLATLLEVSGSSIANVVKTTVLLADMNDYVAVNDEYKKVFSSNFPARTCFAVNKLPLGAAVEIEAIAMTGDVIHVSM